A region of the Vanrija pseudolonga chromosome 2, complete sequence genome:
AACAGGGGCGTGAGCTTGCGCTCAAGGAACCACTTGTACCCGACTGCCAGGTCCTCCGAGTACAGgaccttgccgttggccgaACGGAAGTTGCCGTGGGCGGCAATGTCCTCCTCCCGCACGGGGAAGGTGATGGGCAGCCTGGCCGAGGGGTTGACGTTGCCGAagagcacgtcggcgagggcgaggccggaCGCGTTGCCGCCGTACCACGCctgcacgacggcggcgacgtcgtcgacccacgGCATGGAGACGGCGCTGCCGCTCtgcacagcgacgacggtgcgcgggttggcggcggcgacgcgggccaCGAGCTCGTTCGTGCGCTGCGGGAGCACGAGCGACGCGCGGTCGTAGCTCTCACTCTCCCAATCCGGGCTAAGAccaacagcgacgacgacggcgtcgacgtccttggcgagcgcgacggccgcctcgatcGCCGCGTCCTTGTCCACGACGGGGAAGCCGCCGATCCGCAGGCCAAAGTTGCAGATCTGGCCCACGTCCGGTGCGTCCTTCATCACGCCGGGGATGTTGGAGAACTCGGCGCGGATGGAGTACTCCttgcccgcgacgacgtcgagccgtcCAAATTCCTCGGATGTGCCGTGCCCGAAGAACGTCTCGCCGGGGGTCTGGAGCACGTCCCagttgtcgacgacgagctggccgtcgACGTACAGCTTGGCCCGGCCGCAGACGGCCAGGCTGAACTCGTACGCGCCGGTGATGGGCGCCGTCCACGTGCCCGACATGACCGCGAACCAGTTCTTGCCCTGCAGGCTGTCTGGCACGCCGTCGTTGAGCAGCACGTGCGACGCCTCGCGGCGATAGTGGTGGACCACGGGCGCTCCGGGCGCGAGGGTGGTGTACAGGCGcatgtcggcgccggcgacgccgtcgtcacgGACAATGCCGTCCAGGTAAGGGAGCATCTTGTGCGCTGGGGTAGGGGTTAGTCGTTGTGAGAGCCCCGGGGCGGGTGTAGCCACTTACACGACGTGCCGAGCGAGTACTCGACCGAGACGCCCTCGGGAGCCACTTGCTTGATGCCCTCGAGGACAGTGACAACGTAGCTGCAGTTGAGCTGGGCCGATCCGCCTCCAAAGCAcgtcttgtcgagcgcgcgggggcCGATAACAGCGACGCGCTTGACGTTGGTGAGTGGGAGCGCCTTGTTCTCGTTCTTGAGCAAGACGTTGGACTTggcgcccagctcgcgcaggaAGACGCGGTCCTCGGGTCGGTCGTTGGTCACCTCAATGTCGTCGCCGTACACCGTCTCGGGGGACATGCGGGCCGTCCGCTGCGCCCAGACGAGCACGTTGCGGACGCACGCGTCGATATCCCGCTCCGAGATCTTGCGCGCGGCCAGCAGGTGCTCAACGAGGTACGGCGTGCGCCACTTGGCCGTGCCGGGCATCTGGGGGGTTATGTCAGCGGGTGCCGGGTGCCACTTGCGCAAGATACCCACCTCGAGATCCTGGCCAGCCTTGATGGCCGTGTCGACAGAGTACGTGCCAAACCAGTCGCTCATGACGAGACCGTCCCAGCCCCACTGCTTGCggaggacgccgtcgagcagtTCCTTGCTCTCGCTCACGTGCTCGCCGTTGACGCGGTTGTAGCTCGACATGATGGCGAGGGGGTTCGAGTCGGCAACAGCAATCTGGAAGGGGCGGAGGTAGACCTCGCGCAAGGCGCGCTCCGAGACCTCGGAGCTGACGGCCGTGCGCTCGTGCTCAATGTCGTTGGCGACATAGTGCTTGAGcacggccgacacgccgtTCTCCTGCAGGCCGTTGATGTAGGCCGTCGCGAGGATGCCGCTGAGGATCGGGTCCTCGGTGAAGCTCTCAAACgagcggccgccgagcggcgagcgctgGATGTTGATggtgggggcgaggagggcgacggcgccacgGTCCTTGGCCTCACGCGCCAGCAGGCTtccggcggcgtggacgaggtcggtgtTGAACGTCGCAGCGAGGGCAGTCTCACAGGGAAGGgcgatgccggcggctgAGCTGGGTCAGGAGCCACAACTCGGTCCAACTCACTCTGCTCGGCGAACGAGGCGCCGCGGGCACCATTAGGCCCATCGCTCATCTTGACTCCGGGGATGTTGAGcctcggcaccggcaccgtgTGCCACCAGTCGGCACCGGCCAGCATTGTGATCTTCTCCGTGCGCGtcagctgcgcgagcagcgcgtcgacgtcggcgtcgaggaacgAGCGGTCGCCAGTGTGCCATGGGCTCGGGGAGACCTTGCTCAGCGAAGGCGACGAGAGGGGTGGTGAGGggggcagggcggcggccgtcatTGTCGCGGCGATGACAGGATGGGGGATatgggtgggggagggggggggggggggggagggggcttGCTCCCCGCCGTATTCTATCTATCTACCCATCCAAGGTTGCGATGCCGAGCAATGTGAGCTGTGAGCGAGGTAGTCAGGAGGCAGGCCAGGCAGGCGCACTCGCACTCCGCAACTACGcaccgccgctcgctgcagTAGACGTAGAGAGGGAGGCGAGTCAGGCAGCCGTTGtcagctcgccgcccgctcTCCCTGTCGTGGGTCGGGACAAGAGACGGCCAAGTTCGAGCCGAGCCGATATCCACCTCTGGCCCTGGCAGGCCGTCACAAGACCGTGTTCCGAGCTCCGCACCATACGCCGCAGGCATTGCTGCCGGCCATTTTCTGGCGCGCAACCATAGTCCCCCGTCGCGGTATCTCCGCTCGGGTCGTCCGGAGCTGCGCAACGCGCGCTGCACGCATAGTTTGACCGCCAAGTGGCCCGCCACGCATGGAGCTCCACACTGCAAAGCTCGGTTTCGGATGAAATGAACGGTTAAATTATttctggctggctgctgctttGTTGACGAAGACGCGCAGTAGCAGCACACTGGCTGGCGTGCACCCATATGTATGTACCCATGCTGCTGCACGTGAGGGCAACTGCCGCCGGCTGCACCCGCCACTGGTCACCGCTACCAGGCCCGCACATCGCGTGGGATGACGCGGACGGTGCAGCTGCGAGTGTCGAGCTCCGCGGCAATCGGCGGCTGGGAGGCCGATGAGGTGGACGCAAGTACCCGTGTAtcgcggtggaggtggaccATGTCAAGCTTGTGCACGACACGCTTGGGCCACAGTCACCCCGGCCCgcggatgaggaggaagtACAGTTGACAGCTACCTCCAGGCGCGTGGACGATGAGTGAGAGGAGGGTAGGGGAGATGATGATGAAGCCGGCCGGCACCATCCTGGATATACGACGGCTCGGGCactggcgggcggcgagcgggccgaGTGGGCCAAGCACAATGGCTCGTGCAGCAACAGCTCGCAACAACTCCCCATGATGAGATAGATACCAGCTGACACGCGCTACGGGCCGCCCGGGGTCGTCGATGGGGCCGGACGGGGCCCATGGACATGCCAAGATGACCTGGCGAGATGAGGTGCCAAGACGCCGGCTGCTGGACGCGCCGGCCCGGGATGCGGGCTCGATGGCTTCCAGATGATGGGAGgtgaggtgggggagggacTGCGGAAACActgggtggaggtggggaCGTCGCTGATGGTCATTACGAGCCACAaggtggaggacgacgacgaggaaaGCGGAGGGTGCTGGGCTGTCCCGGATCGTTGCGGCCCATGCTCCCGTACACTGCTGCACCACCGCCTCACCACCTCGCAACCTCTTTGTCTTTGGCCGAAGTGTTATCCTCTTGCTCATTGGCAGACTTGCAGCTCAAGCGACTGCTTGCTCGTCCTGCCGTCCATTGTGACCAGATCGTCACAAGTTTGCCCATTCCAGGTCGAGCGAGACACTGTGCTGCGTTGACTGGCGTTTGACTTGCGCGAGCGTGGAACCAGGGGCAACGTATACTATGTGGTGAATACGGCAGGCTTGTCGGTGTACTCTGTCCCCTGTTCGAGCATTGTTACGGGGCACCAAGTACAACAGCAAGTACAGCACACCAGCTCGCCTCCTCTCCTCCATGCGCACCCGACTGGTCATGCCACAATGCCTGCGACCATTTGCTTCCGTCGATTCCCCCCCTCCACCCtgaccgcgccgcgacgggctCGACAGATgatgaccaccaccaccactgacGTCCACCGCGCACATTCGACGATTGATTGCTCAACCACCTCCTTCCTTCTCTTCATTCTCTTCActttcttcttcttcacACCCACCATGTCTGCCATGGACGTTGACACCCCCTCCTCTGCCGTggccaaggacaagaagcCCCGCTTCGAGGTCAAGAAGGTACGTTCTTGCGTagccgccgacgctgtcGACGCGTGCTGACAACCTCACAGTGgaacgccgtcgcgctctgGGCGTGGGGTGAGTACTCTGCTCTGGCACACCTGCTCGCCTCCCCTGCGCGCGTATGCACTGCTGACCCCGGCCTCCAgacattgtcgtcgacaacTGCGCCATTTGCCGTAACCACATTATGGACCTCTGTGAGCGCGCCTGCCTTCCCTCGCACGTTGTCGTACCCAGCTGACTCGGCAGGCATCGAGTGCCAGGCCAACCAGGGTGCCGAGAGCGAGGGATGCACCGTCGCCTGGGGTATCTGCAACGTGAGTGCCAGGGAGGCTGCACCGCCATACTGACTGTCAGCACGCGTTCCACTTCCACTGCATTTCTCGATGGCTCAAGACTCGCCAGGGTGAGTGCTGCTATGGTCGTGGACGAGAGCATACGCTGACACCAACCTTTAGTCTGCCCCCTCGACAAGTGCGTACAGTCGTCTATTGTCCTCCCCTCTGCTGACACGTCCACAGCCGTCAATGGGAGCTCCACCGCTACGGCCGGTaatcgcccgccgcggccggcttCGAGCCACCACTCGTTCTCATTCATCCTTCATGTGTACAACGCGAGATGTAATACTGCGCATTCACGACGGGGGAGGCGGCACAGCCTTACTCCGAGCAGCTTACTCCTAACAGGATCACCACTGCTGACCTCGGACTTGGCCCAACGCGAGCTCATCTCAACTGCCCAATGTGTGGCATGATGCTATGATTGCTAATGGCTCCTGCGTCGTCCGACCCCCCACCAACTGTCTAAATTCTATGCCTCCTTGTTCTTCGCCTCGACTGGCCGTGACTGGGTccactcgccgcgctcaaaCCTACCCTCGTAGGTCTCGACCTTCTCTCCGAGGGCCTGCACGGCGTCCTGGAGCATCTGCGTGATCTTGATACGTGTCTCGCGATCTCCGTCGTGCGCGTCACCCTCTACGTGCGTCGGGCCGGTGGGCTTGGCACcctgcgcgcggtgcgcgttgacgacggcctcgacctgcGGCCGGATCGATTCGCCGATGGTCACGCTGACCTTGGCGCCTGGTCGAGGCACGAAGCGCGGGAAGCCGCGGTGCTCGTCCATGATCTGGTCGAAGCCTGCCATGTGTCAGCTGAGAACTGAAAGTTAAGCTATATACCCACCAGAGATCCATATTGGGATAATCTCGGGCATGACGCGCGAGTCCATGACGATGCGTCCGCTGACGGATCAGCTCACTTACGCCAGTCGTCGCACTCACACTCCCCACTTGAATCTCAACAAGCCTCCCTCCGGGTGAGAGAACTTCTGGTTCACCTTGCCCTCGGGGAAGATATGCACCTGTTGTCATTCAGCGGCGTCCAGCTAGCTCCAGACGTACCCAgccgccctcctccacccgcTGAATGGCGGTGTCGACAGCCTTCTGGTAGATACCACCGCCGCGTACCGTCTCAATGACTTGGCCGGCCGTGAAGAActtggccgtcggcgcgctggtgAACATGATGTCCGAGGCTGGGGGTCAGATCGAGCGAGCAGACACGACCCACCTCCGAGAGTCCACCGCGCGTTCAAGCACGTGGTAGCTGGCGAGGCGAACGGGAAGAAGTTGGACGTCGGGAGGAAGGACCACATCTGGCGTCAGTCAGCTCGGCACGGGGCTCAGACGCACCATTGGGTCATCG
Encoded here:
- the bglI_0 gene encoding putative beta-glucosidase I; its protein translation is MTAAALPPSPPLSSPSLSKVSPSPWHTGDRSFLDADVDALLAQLTRTEKITMLAGADWWHTVPVPRLNIPGVKMSDGPNGARGASFAEQTAGIALPCETALAATFNTDLVHAAGSLLAREAKDRGAVALLAPTINIQRSPLGGRSFESFTEDPILSGILATAYINGLQENGVSAVLKHYVANDIEHERTAVSSEVSERALREVYLRPFQIAVADSNPLAIMSSYNRVNGEHVSESKELLDGVLRKQWGWDGLVMSDWFGTYSVDTAIKAGQDLEVGILRKWHPAPADITPQMPGTAKWRTPYLVEHLLAARKISERDIDACVRNVLVWAQRTARMSPETVYGDDIEVTNDRPEDRVFLRELGAKSNVLLKNENKALPLTNVKRVAVIGPRALDKTCFGGGSAQLNCSYVVTVLEGIKQVAPEGVSVEYSLGTSSHKMLPYLDGIVRDDGVAGADMRLYTTLAPGAPVVHHYRREASHVLLNDGVPDSLQGKNWFAVMSGTWTAPITGAYEFSLAVCGRAKLYVDGQLVVDNWDVLQTPGETFFGHGTSEEFGRLDVVAGKEYSIRAEFSNIPGVMKDAPDVGQICNFGLRIGGFPVVDKDAAIEAAVALAKDVDAVVVAVGLSPDWESESYDRASLVLPQRTNELVARVAAANPRTVVAVQSGSAVSMPWVDDVAAVVQAWYGGNASGLALADVLFGNVNPSARLPITFPVREEDIAAHGNFRSANGKVLYSEDLAVGYKWFLERKLTPLFPFGHGLSYSTFGYSGVEVSRTDETTVEYSVAVTNTGDVAGSHSVQVYLSSPVSNLAHPVRHLAGIATTGILAPGTSERVVVKVTRRELAHWDDLLHSWSIENGKWKVFVSDDALSAEQLVHKFDVRGRHEWSGL
- the rbx1 gene encoding RING-box protein 1: MSAMDVDTPSSAVAKDKKPRFEVKKWNAVALWAWDIVVDNCAICRNHIMDLCIECQANQGAESEGCTVAWGICNHAFHFHCISRWLKTRQVCPLDNRQWELHRYGR
- the taz gene encoding Putative lysophosphatidylcholine acyltransferase; this encodes MPPPSSLWSAATLSFIGFNCKWFLNLTTQGYNVHGASNLLKALNQRNEAVIDTAEAGDAEGVIEVDGEKPFRRGIITVCNHNSVVDDPMMWSFLPTSNFFPFASPATTCLNARWTLGASDIMFTSAPTAKFFTAGQVIETVRGGGIYQKAVDTAIQRVEEGGWVHIFPEGKVNQKFSHPEGGLLRFKWGVGRIVMDSRVMPEIIPIWISGFDQIMDEHRGFPRFVPRPGAKVSVTIGESIRPQVEAVVNAHRAQGAKPTGPTHVEGDAHDGDRETRIKITQMLQDAVQALGEKVETYEGRFERGEWTQSRPVEAKNKEA